A genomic window from Dechloromonas sp. A34 includes:
- a CDS encoding formate hydrogenlyase, which produces MNTLVAQLINLFAASILMLAFAMLSQRRILTLIHLFTLQGLAVVGATTVVAYVTHQPHLYYSAGLTLALKVFLIPYLLHRLIARLNVRWDIETLFNIPTLMIVGIVLVVFAFNVSLPIARFSETVSRGTLGIALACVLLSFLMMITRAKAVPQVIGFLAMENALFFAATSATYGMPMVVELGIALDVLVGILILGVFMFQIREQFDSLDISHLEKLKED; this is translated from the coding sequence ATGAACACGCTGGTCGCCCAACTGATCAATCTGTTCGCTGCCAGCATCCTGATGCTGGCCTTCGCCATGCTCTCGCAGCGCCGGATACTGACCCTGATCCACCTGTTCACCCTGCAAGGGCTGGCCGTGGTCGGGGCGACGACGGTGGTCGCCTACGTCACCCATCAGCCGCATCTCTACTACTCGGCCGGCCTGACCCTGGCCCTCAAGGTCTTCCTGATTCCCTACCTGCTGCACCGGCTAATCGCTCGCCTGAACGTGCGCTGGGACATCGAAACCCTGTTCAACATCCCGACCCTGATGATCGTCGGCATCGTCCTCGTCGTCTTCGCCTTCAACGTCTCGCTGCCGATCGCCCGCTTTTCGGAAACCGTCTCGCGCGGCACCCTCGGCATCGCGCTGGCCTGCGTCCTGCTCTCCTTCCTGATGATGATCACCCGGGCCAAGGCCGTGCCGCAGGTGATCGGCTTCCTGGCCATGGAAAACGCGCTGTTCTTCGCGGCGACGTCGGCGACCTACGGCATGCCGATGGTCGTCGAGTTGGGCATCGCCCTCGACGTGCTGGTCGGCATCCTGATTCTCGGCGTCTTCATGTTCCAGATCAGGGAACAGTTCGACAGTCTGGACATCAGCCACCTCGAAAAACTCAAGGAAGACTGA
- the clpX gene encoding ATP-dependent Clp protease ATP-binding subunit ClpX, with amino-acid sequence MPALLKPSELVRQLSEHVIGQEAAKKTLAVAIYAHFRRMAASPSLDSVELTKSNILLIGPTGTGKTLLCETLARILDLPFVTADATSLAQTQFVGDEIEAILHRLLDRAGGDLALAQRGIVFVDEVDKLKAVGGDQRGTSGESVQHALLKIMEGAPVRLKDGRHIDTTHILFICGGAFVGLENILTKTHSFGFISTGSGDDQQILERLNARIKPTDLLEFGLIPEFAGRLPIVARLQDLSLEMLIRIMTEPKNAIAKQFAAMLRSDGVELRIEAEVYHQIAELAIEYKAGARSLRGIFEEMMTDVLYAVPDNPAIRQVTIRSLFEPAELTLGSP; translated from the coding sequence ATGCCCGCCCTGCTCAAACCCAGCGAACTGGTCCGCCAGCTCTCCGAACACGTGATCGGCCAGGAGGCGGCCAAGAAGACGCTGGCCGTCGCCATCTACGCCCATTTCCGGCGCATGGCGGCCAGCCCCAGTCTCGACAGCGTCGAACTGACCAAGAGCAACATCCTGCTGATCGGCCCGACCGGCACCGGCAAGACCCTGCTCTGCGAAACCCTGGCCCGCATTCTCGACCTGCCCTTCGTCACCGCCGACGCCACCTCGCTCGCCCAGACGCAGTTCGTCGGCGACGAGATCGAGGCCATCCTCCACCGCCTGCTCGACCGCGCCGGCGGCGACCTGGCGCTGGCCCAGCGCGGCATCGTCTTCGTCGACGAGGTCGACAAGCTGAAGGCGGTCGGTGGCGACCAGCGCGGCACCTCCGGCGAAAGCGTCCAGCACGCGCTGCTCAAGATCATGGAAGGGGCGCCGGTCCGCCTCAAGGACGGCCGCCACATCGACACCACCCACATCCTGTTCATCTGCGGCGGCGCCTTCGTCGGCCTCGAGAACATCCTGACCAAGACCCACAGCTTCGGCTTCATCTCGACTGGCAGCGGCGACGACCAGCAGATCCTCGAACGCCTGAATGCCCGCATCAAGCCCACCGACTTGCTCGAATTCGGCCTGATCCCCGAATTCGCCGGCCGCCTGCCGATCGTCGCCCGCCTGCAGGACCTCTCGCTGGAAATGCTGATCCGCATCATGACCGAGCCGAAAAACGCCATCGCCAAACAGTTCGCCGCCATGCTGCGGAGCGACGGCGTCGAATTGCGCATCGAGGCCGAGGTCTATCACCAGATTGCCGAACTGGCGATCGAGTACAAGGCAGGGGCGCGCAGCCTGCGCGGCATTTTCGAAGAGATGATGACCGACGTGCTCTATGCCGTGCCGGACAATCCGGCGATCCGCCAGGTGACCATCCGCTCGCTGTTCGAGCCGGCCGAATTGACACTGGGCAGCCCGTAA
- a CDS encoding respiratory chain complex I subunit 1 family protein, giving the protein MTLSGLLSQTLAILAALVLAPLLMGWVNQWRAWLQNKSGPGLLQPYRMLHKLFHKESVLAEHASSLFRVAPYIVFGCMVLACAIIPTLSIELPLATAADAIALVGLFAVARVFISLAAMDIGTAFGSLGARREMLIGFLAEPALLTVLFTASLISQSTALPSIVENLAHREFAIYPSLAFAGIAFTFVSFAENARVPVDNPATHLELTMIHEALILEYSGRHLALLEWAAALKLFAYSCMGLALFFPWGIAEAANPLAMILALPVLVLKLAIGGCLLALIEALSAKMRIFRVPEFLATAFLLAVIGMLVHFLLGV; this is encoded by the coding sequence ATGACACTCTCGGGCCTGCTCTCGCAAACGCTGGCCATCCTGGCCGCCCTCGTCCTGGCGCCGCTGTTGATGGGCTGGGTCAATCAGTGGCGTGCCTGGTTGCAGAACAAGTCGGGTCCGGGACTGCTGCAGCCCTATCGCATGCTGCACAAGCTCTTCCACAAGGAGTCGGTGCTCGCCGAGCATGCTTCCTCGCTGTTCCGGGTCGCGCCGTACATCGTCTTCGGCTGCATGGTGCTCGCCTGCGCCATCATCCCGACCCTGTCGATCGAACTGCCGCTCGCCACGGCGGCTGACGCCATCGCCCTGGTCGGCCTCTTCGCGGTGGCCCGGGTCTTCATCTCGTTGGCGGCGATGGATATCGGCACCGCCTTCGGTAGCCTGGGGGCGCGGCGCGAGATGCTGATCGGCTTCCTGGCCGAGCCCGCCCTGCTCACCGTGCTGTTCACCGCCTCGCTGATCAGCCAGTCGACGGCCCTGCCGAGCATCGTCGAAAATCTGGCCCACCGGGAATTCGCGATCTATCCTAGCCTGGCCTTCGCCGGCATCGCCTTCACCTTCGTATCCTTCGCCGAAAACGCCCGGGTGCCGGTGGACAATCCGGCCACCCACCTCGAGCTGACGATGATTCACGAGGCGCTGATCCTCGAATATTCGGGACGCCATCTGGCGCTGCTCGAATGGGCCGCCGCCCTGAAGCTCTTCGCCTATTCCTGCATGGGCCTGGCCTTGTTTTTCCCGTGGGGGATCGCCGAGGCGGCGAATCCGTTGGCAATGATCCTGGCACTCCCGGTCCTTGTCCTCAAGCTGGCGATCGGCGGCTGCCTGCTGGCCTTGATCGAAGCGCTGTCGGCCAAGATGCGCATCTTCCGCGTCCCCGAATTCCTCGCCACGGCCTTCCTGCTGGCCGTGATCGGCATGCTGGTCCACTTCCTGCTGGGGGTCTGA
- a CDS encoding NADH-quinone oxidoreductase subunit B family protein, with protein sequence MLKILYQIARNGICTEAPPVPALDHDSRVPSRLQQEILDVLGRALAIRQVDAGSCNGCELEIHALNNPYYNLEGLGIKFVASPRHADLLLVTGPVSRHMAVALKRTYDATPEPKLVVAVGDCACTGGIFGASYATLGSVAEVIPVDLTVSGCPPEPIEIMRGILSVLRAAHPR encoded by the coding sequence ATGCTGAAAATCCTTTATCAGATTGCCCGCAACGGCATTTGCACGGAAGCGCCCCCGGTGCCGGCGCTCGATCACGACAGCCGGGTGCCGAGCCGCCTGCAGCAGGAAATACTCGACGTCCTCGGCCGGGCACTGGCCATCCGCCAGGTCGATGCCGGCTCGTGCAATGGCTGCGAGCTGGAAATCCATGCCCTGAACAACCCCTATTACAACCTTGAAGGGCTGGGCATCAAGTTCGTGGCCAGTCCCCGGCACGCCGACTTGTTGCTGGTCACCGGTCCGGTTTCCCGCCACATGGCGGTTGCCCTGAAGCGGACCTACGATGCCACGCCGGAACCCAAGCTGGTCGTCGCCGTCGGCGATTGCGCCTGCACCGGCGGCATCTTCGGGGCCAGCTACGCCACCCTGGGCAGCGTTGCCGAGGTGATCCCGGTCGATTTGACGGTGTCCGGTTGCCCGCCCGAGCCGATCGAGATCATGCGCGGCATCCTCAGCGTGCTGCGCGCCGCCCACCCCCGATAG
- the hyfB gene encoding hydrogenase 4 subunit B yields the protein MLTWLAIDWVLFAVVAWLAIGLAGVLALRQFAFVARVLFPLGGMTCLLVAYAGLQGVGGTPEVAILPIGLPQLPFHLRFDSLAAFFLLIIGAVGAGISVFAAGYFRKGEGTPPGLLCLEYHLFLASMVLVVLADDAYAFMVAWETMALSSFFLVTANHKVPEIRQAGFLYLLIAHIGAIAILLCFGVLQANTGDYTFANMRAQSLDPFWASAAFLLAVLGFGAKAGMLPLHIWLPEAHPAAPSPVSALMSGVMLKTAIYGLLRVSFDLLHLQLWWWGATLLALGLATALFGVVFATVQSDMKRLLAYSSIENIGLLLAGIGLALIFKAYGMGSLAALALTAALYHVASHAFFKSLLFLGTGSVLHATGERNLGRLGGLIRYMPWVTWLVLVGVFASSGLPPFSGFVAEWLLLQSFLFTPGLPDPFLNMFIPIVAAAIALIAALAGYAMVKFFGVVFLGQPREDKLREAHDAGLWEKIGMLWLAVWCVALGLLPNLLLHLINPVTMALVGFGLGQQASETGWLLLAPSSVERASFAPLLFLLGIAGGCLLAFGLVRKLYHGRLRRTPAWDCGYQWQTARMQDTAEGFGQPIRQIFEPFFRLDRHLPSAFDRLPFYKVIVSDHFWPWLYLPIARLIERLASQVGRLQQGRISIYLLYSFLTLLFMLFLVQR from the coding sequence ATGCTGACCTGGCTGGCCATCGACTGGGTGCTGTTCGCGGTCGTCGCCTGGCTGGCGATCGGCCTGGCCGGGGTGCTGGCCCTGCGCCAGTTCGCCTTCGTCGCGCGCGTGCTCTTTCCGCTCGGCGGCATGACCTGCCTGCTGGTCGCCTATGCCGGCCTGCAAGGCGTCGGCGGCACGCCCGAGGTCGCCATCCTGCCGATCGGCCTGCCGCAACTGCCCTTCCACCTGCGTTTCGACAGCCTGGCCGCATTCTTTCTGCTGATCATCGGCGCCGTCGGGGCCGGCATCTCGGTATTCGCCGCCGGCTATTTCCGCAAGGGTGAGGGCACGCCACCCGGCCTGCTTTGCCTCGAATACCACCTGTTCCTGGCCAGCATGGTGCTCGTCGTACTGGCCGACGATGCCTACGCCTTCATGGTCGCCTGGGAAACCATGGCGCTCAGCTCCTTCTTCCTGGTCACGGCCAATCACAAGGTTCCGGAGATCCGCCAGGCCGGCTTCCTCTACCTGCTGATCGCCCACATCGGGGCGATCGCGATCCTGCTTTGTTTCGGCGTACTGCAGGCCAATACCGGCGATTACACCTTCGCCAACATGCGCGCCCAGTCGCTCGATCCCTTCTGGGCCTCGGCCGCCTTCCTGCTCGCCGTCCTCGGCTTCGGCGCCAAGGCCGGCATGCTGCCGCTCCACATCTGGTTGCCGGAAGCGCACCCGGCGGCACCGTCGCCGGTCTCGGCGCTGATGAGCGGGGTGATGCTGAAGACCGCCATCTACGGACTGCTCCGGGTTTCGTTCGATCTGCTCCACCTGCAGCTCTGGTGGTGGGGCGCCACCCTGCTTGCCCTCGGCCTGGCGACGGCCCTCTTCGGCGTCGTTTTCGCCACGGTGCAGAGCGACATGAAGCGCCTGCTCGCCTACTCGTCGATCGAAAATATCGGGCTGCTGCTGGCCGGCATCGGCCTGGCCCTGATTTTCAAGGCTTACGGCATGGGCAGCCTGGCGGCGCTGGCGCTGACCGCCGCGCTCTACCACGTCGCCAGCCATGCCTTCTTCAAGAGCCTGCTGTTTCTCGGTACCGGCTCGGTGCTGCATGCCACCGGCGAGCGCAACCTCGGGCGCCTCGGCGGCCTGATCCGCTACATGCCCTGGGTAACCTGGCTGGTGCTGGTCGGGGTCTTCGCCAGTTCCGGCCTGCCGCCGTTCTCCGGCTTCGTTGCGGAATGGCTGCTGCTGCAGAGTTTTCTGTTTACCCCCGGCTTGCCCGATCCCTTCCTCAACATGTTCATTCCCATCGTTGCCGCGGCCATCGCCCTGATTGCCGCGCTCGCCGGTTATGCCATGGTGAAGTTCTTCGGCGTCGTATTCCTCGGCCAGCCGCGGGAGGACAAGCTCAGGGAGGCGCATGACGCCGGTCTCTGGGAAAAGATCGGGATGCTCTGGCTGGCCGTCTGGTGTGTCGCGCTCGGCTTGCTGCCGAACCTGCTGCTGCATCTGATCAACCCGGTTACCATGGCCCTGGTCGGCTTCGGGCTCGGTCAGCAGGCCAGTGAAACCGGCTGGCTGCTGTTGGCGCCGAGTTCCGTCGAGCGGGCCAGTTTTGCGCCGCTGCTCTTCCTGCTTGGCATTGCCGGCGGTTGCCTGCTGGCTTTCGGGCTGGTACGTAAGCTCTACCACGGTCGCCTGCGTCGGACCCCGGCCTGGGATTGCGGCTATCAATGGCAGACGGCACGCATGCAGGATACGGCCGAGGGTTTCGGTCAGCCGATACGGCAGATTTTCGAGCCTTTCTTCCGGCTCGATCGCCACTTGCCGAGCGCCTTCGATCGCCTGCCCTTCTACAAGGTCATTGTCAGCGATCACTTCTGGCCCTGGTTGTATCTGCCGATCGCCCGTCTCATCGAGCGGCTGGCTAGCCAGGTCGGGCGCCTGCAGCAGGGCAGGATTTCGATCTACCTGCTCTACAGCTTCCTGACGCTGCTCTTCATGCTCTTCCTGGTGCAACGATGA
- a CDS encoding hydrogenase 4 subunit F — protein MDALPFVFGIPLAGGLVLAFVGHRDYARDVNVLFSLGSFIAAIILTMDVIAQGSLFALDKQFFIDPLNVFLVTLTAFVGLTTAIFSRPYMRVEQDHGKMTPGRMRLYHSMYQFFAFTMLLALTTNNLGILWVAMEAATLTTVLLVSVYRTPASLEAAWKYFILCGVGIAQALFGTILLYMAADRVIPDGVDALLWTNLDAVKTQLNPAIISLAFVFLLLGYGTKVGLVPVHNWLPDAHAEGPTPISAVLSGLLLNVALYAVLRCKVLTDGALHSPFAGNLMIGFGLLSVVAAAFFLSRQKDVKRMFAYSSIEHMGLMTFAFGMGGPIANFAGLLHMTVHSLIKSAIFFAVGHATQKAGTQIMDDIRGLLKVSPTVGWGLMLGSLAILGMPPFGVFASEFLILTTAMRDQPWATPFLLLALGVAFAAVFSRVQPMVFGATELKPLAHPPALIPVFLHLGLGLMLGLYIPPYLNAWYQQAARLIGGG, from the coding sequence ATGGATGCGCTTCCCTTCGTTTTCGGCATCCCGCTCGCCGGTGGCCTGGTCCTGGCCTTCGTCGGGCATCGCGACTACGCCCGCGACGTCAATGTGCTGTTCAGCCTGGGCAGCTTCATCGCCGCCATCATCCTGACCATGGACGTCATCGCCCAGGGTTCGCTGTTCGCCCTCGACAAGCAGTTCTTCATCGATCCGCTGAATGTCTTCCTGGTCACCCTGACCGCCTTCGTCGGGCTGACCACGGCCATTTTCTCGCGTCCCTACATGCGCGTCGAGCAGGATCACGGCAAGATGACGCCGGGCCGCATGCGGCTCTATCACAGCATGTACCAGTTCTTCGCCTTCACCATGCTGCTCGCCCTGACCACCAACAACCTGGGCATCCTCTGGGTGGCCATGGAAGCGGCGACCCTGACCACCGTGCTGCTTGTCTCGGTCTACCGCACCCCAGCCAGCCTGGAAGCCGCCTGGAAATACTTCATCCTGTGCGGCGTCGGCATCGCCCAGGCCCTGTTCGGCACCATACTGCTCTACATGGCGGCCGATCGCGTGATTCCCGACGGCGTCGATGCCCTGCTGTGGACGAACCTCGATGCCGTCAAGACCCAGCTCAATCCGGCCATCATCTCGCTGGCCTTCGTTTTCCTGCTCCTCGGCTACGGTACCAAGGTCGGCCTGGTGCCGGTCCATAACTGGCTGCCCGACGCCCATGCCGAAGGCCCGACACCGATCTCGGCGGTGCTCTCCGGCCTGCTGCTCAATGTCGCGCTCTATGCCGTGCTGCGCTGCAAGGTGCTGACCGACGGCGCGCTGCATAGCCCCTTCGCCGGCAACCTGATGATCGGTTTCGGCCTGCTCTCAGTCGTCGCCGCGGCCTTCTTCCTGTCCCGCCAGAAGGACGTCAAGCGCATGTTCGCCTACTCCTCGATCGAGCACATGGGGCTGATGACCTTCGCCTTCGGGATGGGCGGCCCGATCGCCAATTTCGCCGGCCTGCTGCACATGACCGTGCATTCGCTGATCAAGTCGGCGATCTTCTTCGCAGTCGGCCACGCTACTCAAAAAGCCGGGACGCAGATCATGGACGACATCCGCGGCCTGCTGAAGGTCAGCCCGACCGTTGGCTGGGGGCTGATGCTCGGTTCGCTGGCCATCCTCGGCATGCCGCCGTTCGGCGTTTTCGCCAGCGAATTCCTGATCCTGACCACGGCCATGCGCGATCAGCCGTGGGCCACGCCCTTCCTGCTTCTCGCGCTCGGGGTGGCCTTCGCCGCCGTCTTCAGCCGCGTCCAGCCGATGGTTTTCGGCGCCACCGAACTGAAGCCGCTGGCCCACCCGCCGGCCTTGATCCCGGTCTTCCTGCACCTCGGGCTCGGCTTGATGCTTGGCTTGTACATTCCGCCTTACCTCAATGCCTGGTACCAACAGGCCGCCCGCCTGATCGGAGGAGGTTGA
- a CDS encoding alpha/beta fold hydrolase — protein MASVRANGIRLEYESFGPERAPAILLIMGLGGQMTRWNLELCELLVARGYRVIRFDNRDSGLSSHFDDTPVPNLRALQRGEPVAVPYTLDDMAADSIGLLDALDIERAHVVGASMGGAIAQIAAARYPARVRSLTSIMSSSGNPALPSSTPAAATALFAPLPRQRDRESIVADSMARYATLESPAYPTERERLRRMFATEYDRNFDPRGVGRQLAAIIASGDRRPLLQTITAPTVVVHGAADQLIPAACGEDVARHIAGAELRLIAGMGHDFPVALSAVIADAICAAAGRA, from the coding sequence ATGGCTTCCGTTCGCGCCAACGGCATCCGCCTCGAATACGAAAGTTTCGGCCCCGAGCGCGCCCCGGCCATCCTGCTGATCATGGGCCTGGGCGGCCAGATGACGCGCTGGAACCTTGAGCTCTGCGAGCTGCTGGTCGCCCGCGGCTACCGGGTGATCCGCTTCGACAACCGCGACAGCGGCCTGTCCAGCCACTTCGACGATACCCCGGTCCCCAACCTGCGCGCCCTGCAGCGCGGCGAGCCGGTCGCCGTGCCCTACACGCTGGACGACATGGCCGCCGACAGCATCGGCCTGCTCGACGCGCTCGACATCGAACGCGCCCACGTGGTCGGCGCCTCGATGGGCGGCGCCATCGCCCAGATCGCCGCCGCGCGCTATCCGGCGCGCGTGCGGTCGCTGACCAGCATCATGTCGAGCAGCGGCAACCCGGCCCTGCCGTCCTCGACACCGGCTGCCGCCACGGCGCTGTTCGCCCCCCTGCCCCGCCAGCGCGACCGGGAAAGCATCGTCGCCGACAGCATGGCGCGTTACGCGACGCTGGAAAGCCCGGCCTACCCCACCGAACGTGAACGCCTGCGCCGGATGTTCGCCACCGAATACGACCGCAATTTCGATCCGCGCGGCGTCGGCCGCCAGCTCGCGGCGATCATCGCCAGCGGCGACCGCCGCCCGCTGCTGCAAACCATCACGGCGCCCACCGTCGTCGTGCACGGCGCCGCCGACCAGTTGATCCCGGCCGCCTGCGGCGAGGATGTCGCCCGCCACATCGCGGGCGCCGAACTGCGCCTGATCGCCGGCATGGGCCACGATTTCCCGGTCGCCCTCAGCGCCGTGATCGCCGACGCCATCTGTGCCGCCGCCGGGCGCGCCTGA
- a CDS encoding NADH-quinone oxidoreductase subunit C, whose amino-acid sequence MQFAELFSDLQRLPTPLPIWRGQCAADDWLAAARTVVEAGGRLVSLWGSDRHGQYVVSAAYATGEGMLWLDLPLAGAQSRFPDLTGLFPCAGRMQRAVADLLGVVSDAEEPGRPWLNHGAWADDYFPLRHTASGEESFAELAAGDYPFVRVEGEGVHEIAVGPVHAGIIEPGHFRFSVVGEKVLRLEERLGYKHKGIDKRFEKFAAGEGHRLAGRVSGDSTVAFAWAYCMALESIRGTEPPPRAAWLRALMLERERVANHLGDLGALGNDAAFAFGLAQFMRLKEDWLRLNKSLFGHRFMMDCIVPGGVAVDLEASGIGSILAQCNAIEKEVKTLRAIYENHAGLQDRFITTGRVTPQLAAQLGLAGMAGRASGMAIDLRAGFPMAPYGDLEVRMASHRNGDVAARVTVRFEEVLESLRLIRGFVVQLPPGEVTVALAESAGAGRGAGWIEGWRGEVFVALETEGDQIRRCHCHDPSWQNWPVLEHAVMGNIVPDFPLINKSFNLSYSGHDR is encoded by the coding sequence ATGCAATTTGCCGAACTGTTCAGCGATCTGCAACGCCTGCCCACGCCGCTGCCGATCTGGCGCGGCCAGTGCGCCGCCGACGACTGGCTGGCGGCGGCGCGCACTGTCGTCGAAGCCGGCGGCCGTCTGGTCAGCCTGTGGGGCAGTGACCGCCACGGCCAGTACGTGGTCTCGGCCGCCTATGCCACAGGCGAGGGCATGCTCTGGCTTGACCTGCCTCTGGCCGGTGCGCAATCGCGCTTTCCCGACCTCACCGGTCTGTTTCCCTGTGCCGGGCGGATGCAACGGGCGGTCGCCGACCTGCTCGGCGTCGTCAGCGATGCCGAAGAACCCGGCCGTCCCTGGCTCAACCATGGGGCCTGGGCGGACGACTATTTTCCGCTGCGCCACACGGCGAGCGGCGAGGAAAGCTTTGCCGAGCTGGCGGCCGGCGACTATCCCTTCGTCCGGGTCGAGGGCGAGGGCGTGCATGAAATTGCTGTCGGCCCGGTCCATGCCGGGATCATCGAGCCCGGGCATTTCCGTTTTTCCGTGGTTGGCGAGAAGGTGCTGCGTCTGGAAGAGCGTCTCGGCTACAAGCACAAGGGCATCGACAAGCGTTTCGAGAAATTTGCCGCCGGCGAGGGACATCGTCTGGCCGGCCGGGTATCCGGCGATTCGACGGTGGCCTTTGCCTGGGCCTATTGCATGGCGCTGGAGTCGATCCGCGGCACCGAACCGCCGCCGCGTGCCGCCTGGCTGCGCGCCCTGATGCTGGAGCGCGAGCGGGTGGCCAATCACCTCGGCGACCTCGGCGCCCTCGGCAATGACGCCGCCTTCGCCTTTGGCCTCGCCCAGTTCATGCGGCTCAAGGAGGACTGGCTGCGACTGAACAAGAGCCTGTTCGGCCATCGCTTCATGATGGATTGCATCGTGCCTGGGGGCGTCGCCGTCGATCTCGAGGCTTCCGGCATTGGGTCCATCCTCGCCCAGTGCAACGCCATCGAGAAGGAAGTCAAAACCCTGCGCGCCATCTATGAGAACCATGCCGGGCTGCAGGACCGTTTCATCACCACCGGCCGCGTCACGCCGCAACTGGCGGCACAACTCGGGCTAGCCGGCATGGCCGGGCGGGCGAGCGGCATGGCGATCGACCTGCGCGCCGGCTTCCCGATGGCGCCCTATGGCGACCTGGAAGTCCGCATGGCCAGCCATCGCAATGGCGATGTTGCCGCCCGCGTCACCGTGCGTTTCGAGGAAGTCCTTGAGTCCCTGCGCCTGATCCGCGGCTTTGTCGTCCAGTTGCCGCCGGGCGAAGTCACGGTGGCGCTTGCCGAGTCCGCTGGCGCCGGCCGCGGGGCCGGCTGGATCGAGGGCTGGCGGGGCGAGGTCTTCGTCGCCCTGGAAACCGAGGGCGACCAGATTCGCCGCTGCCATTGCCACGACCCGTCGTGGCAGAACTGGCCGGTGCTCGAACACGCGGTGATGGGGAATATCGTTCCTGATTTCCCGCTGATCAACAAATCCTTCAACCTCAGTTATTCGGGGCACGATCGCTGA
- a CDS encoding GIY-YIG nuclease family protein, with amino-acid sequence MSGGKPWFLYLIECTDGSIYTGIAVDVAARYAAHLNGSGARYTRSHPPLRLLACEAYADRSAASKAEYRVKQLSPAQKRALAAQLAAGELATTPAG; translated from the coding sequence ATGAGCGGCGGCAAACCCTGGTTTCTCTATCTGATCGAGTGCACCGACGGCAGCATCTACACCGGCATCGCGGTGGATGTCGCCGCCCGCTACGCCGCCCACCTCAACGGCAGCGGCGCCCGCTACACGCGCTCGCACCCGCCCCTGCGGCTGCTGGCCTGCGAGGCATATGCCGACCGTTCGGCGGCCTCGAAGGCGGAATACCGGGTCAAGCAGCTCAGCCCGGCACAAAAACGGGCCTTGGCGGCACAGCTGGCAGCGGGCGAATTGGCGACGACGCCGGCCGGCTGA
- a CDS encoding YkgJ family cysteine cluster protein encodes MSENSQKVRFFRRQIPSFVCEPGCHDCCGPVTASSEEMARLPVRSAAVHAAALADWSCPHLGPAGCQVYAERPLVCRLFGTTPRLACPRGKHPEMMIDAEVEQAIYQYFAEAPHRLV; translated from the coding sequence ATGAGTGAGAATAGCCAAAAGGTGCGCTTTTTCCGCCGGCAGATTCCGAGTTTCGTTTGCGAACCGGGCTGCCACGACTGCTGTGGCCCGGTCACCGCCTCCAGCGAGGAAATGGCCCGTTTGCCGGTGCGCAGCGCCGCGGTACACGCCGCCGCGCTGGCCGACTGGAGCTGCCCGCACCTTGGCCCCGCCGGCTGTCAGGTGTACGCCGAACGGCCGCTGGTTTGCCGCCTCTTTGGTACCACGCCGCGCCTGGCTTGTCCGCGGGGCAAACACCCGGAGATGATGATCGACGCCGAGGTCGAGCAGGCGATCTACCAGTACTTCGCCGAGGCGCCGCACCGGCTGGTTTGA
- a CDS encoding spermidine synthase-like protein, with product MEASTCTPFIELPSPFAVDCGVVKMLEPGDADRQALLDQVIHGVYDKPFVIDDGYARTLYFSLHYAQSAMRLKRPFDLELLYTRKMMSFLLFMEQPPDNILMLGLGGGSLAKYCYRRLPAAQIRVVEVNPHVLAFREQFSIPADDERFRVILGDAAAYVANCPERPAVIMMDAFDRHGFPDSVSRRDFYADVCGALAENGLMVANLAGEEEQRLAHLEMIRTVFGPNTLVLPVSNDGNHIVFAFRDPAYVPCWSTIEQRAVALGKEGNLDFVRYAQKLAKAQARAAAA from the coding sequence ATGGAAGCTTCTACCTGTACCCCCTTCATCGAGCTGCCCAGCCCGTTCGCGGTCGATTGCGGCGTCGTCAAAATGCTCGAGCCGGGCGACGCCGATCGCCAGGCCCTGCTCGATCAGGTCATTCATGGCGTCTACGACAAGCCCTTCGTCATCGACGATGGCTATGCGCGGACCCTCTACTTCTCGCTGCACTACGCGCAGAGCGCGATGCGCCTGAAGCGGCCTTTCGATCTCGAACTGCTCTACACTCGGAAAATGATGAGTTTCCTGCTCTTCATGGAGCAGCCGCCGGACAACATCCTGATGCTCGGCCTGGGCGGCGGCTCGCTCGCCAAGTACTGCTACCGGCGGCTGCCGGCGGCACAGATCCGGGTCGTCGAGGTTAATCCCCATGTCCTGGCCTTCCGCGAACAGTTCAGCATTCCGGCGGACGACGAACGTTTCCGGGTGATCCTCGGCGATGCCGCGGCCTATGTGGCCAACTGTCCGGAGCGGCCGGCGGTGATCATGATGGATGCCTTCGATCGCCACGGCTTTCCCGATTCGGTAAGCCGCCGCGACTTCTACGCCGACGTGTGCGGAGCGCTGGCCGAAAATGGCCTGATGGTGGCCAACCTGGCCGGCGAAGAAGAGCAGCGGCTGGCCCATCTCGAGATGATCCGCACGGTGTTCGGTCCGAACACCCTGGTCCTGCCCGTCTCCAACGACGGCAACCACATCGTTTTCGCCTTTCGCGATCCCGCCTATGTGCCCTGCTGGTCCACCATCGAACAGCGGGCCGTCGCGCTGGGCAAGGAAGGCAACCTCGATTTCGTCAGGTATGCGCAAAAGCTGGCCAAGGCCCAGGCGCGCGCTGCTGCCGCCTGA